A segment of the Gossypium hirsutum isolate 1008001.06 chromosome D10, Gossypium_hirsutum_v2.1, whole genome shotgun sequence genome:
ATTCAAGTCTGAAGTTCACGTGCTTCGGACAGCGAGACATGAGAACTTGGTCATGCTGGTTGGTTCTTGCTCTGAAGGAAACCACAGGCTACTTGTCTATGAATATGTCTGCAATCGTTCACTTGACCTTCATTTATCAAGTAAGGATTCATTCAAGACAACCCTTTGGTTTTTTACTCTGTTTTTGTGCAATGAAATATCTAATcgatgtatgcatgtatgtatttcGTTTCTTGCTAAATTGATTGCAGAGCACTCAAGAAGACCTCTTAGTTGGCAAAAGAGGGTGAAGATAGCACTGGGAACTGCTAAGGGCTTGAAATATTTGCATGACAACAACATCATCCATCGAGACATGAGACCGAACAACATCCTTGTAACCCACGAATTCGAACCATTGGTAATGATCAAACTacatttatacatgtatatatgtacGTTTTCTGCAAGTACATTCATTCTTTTACCTCAACTCACCAAAGTTCATACCCGGTTCACTATATCAGCTAGGAGATTTTGGCTTGGCAAGAACTCAACATGAAGACTCAGATAAGTCATCGGAGACAATGACAAGAGTTGTCGGAACTTTAGGATACTTGGCACCAGAATACGCTGAATGTGGCAAAGTGTCAACCAAGACAGATGTTTATTCTTTTGGAGTTGTGCTGTTGCAGCTAATCACTGGAATGAAGACCACAGACAAAAGACTTGGAGGGAAAAGCCTTGTTGGATGGGTAAAACTCTTGATATCTGAATAAATTATTAACTATATGAAAGATATATACTCGTATCTGAAACTAACCAGGATCCGGATAATGAAAACTATGGCCACCTATCACATAGCTAAGTTGTGCAGTGACTTAAATAACTCTAGCAGCTGAAGTGTAACACCAAGAAAATGAGTAACACATAGAAAGGTCAGAAAGATCTTCCATTATTGAAGTTTTCTATCTTCTTGCAGGCAAGACCACTACTGAAAGACAGGAACTACCCGGATTTAATTGACCAAAGGATCCTCGATAAGCATGATGTTCATCAACTCTTTTGGATGGTTCGAGTAGCCGAGAAGTGTCTCACCAAGGATCCTCAGAAGAGATTATCAATGGATAAGGTAAGTTTTGAAGAAATGTTCCAAATCAAGATTCAATGCTACAATAACTGAGCAACGTCGATTATGATTTACATACTCATAGCACTTCAGATATCGATATCCCCCTAAACCCAAACTTCTCCTTTGCATGGATTCCATTCATGGACCATATTTAGCATCCATGTTGCtgataaacttagttatcaatcATGATATGACACCCTGTATGTTAGTGACAAACTAGACACTATAGCAGTTAAAAAGTAGTACCCTCAAGCAAATGAAGAGTCAGAGCAACATAGGTCACAACTAAGTAGCACTAACAGATTAAACTTTATTATCCTCTTTGAACATAGATCAGAATAGCTAAAACCACATTAAACAGATTACTACTATTAAGCAATAACTATTGCAGGTTGTTTTTGCTTTAAACTACATAACGGATTGCGGCAACTTCTGTGGCATTGAAGATTTCTCACCTGCACAATCAGACACTGTAAGCCAGGACTCATATGATTCAGTGTCACAATCTCCCTTTGAAGATGATTCAGTCTTCACCATAGAAACTACATCTGCAAATAGCCTTAGTCTGTTTAATGAAAGGCTTCCACCATCACCACCAATTTCGAGCAAATCGAGTGCTTCCACCCTTTTCTGTGAATCTGCATCTAGCAGTGGGAGCAATCATGAAAGATATCTATGATGATGGTCCAATGTTTTAACCCTGTGATGGTCGATGCTTGTTGATCAACTTCTGGTCAATCAGTTTATCTTGAATTGGATTCATGTCGAGTTCCATAAAGGATTTGGGAAGTTTGATAAGCAATACTGCACCATGCAACGAAAATTCATCATGTTCTTAGATGATGTTTGAATGATCACTGTCAATTAGGACCCCCTTTTTTTCATGGTTATCAAGTAGGAAACATGGAATCAAATCATATCAAATTAATCATTCTCAATGGATATCTATTAACCATCTTCATCAGGGATAGCTTTTAACTAAGTTAACATGATTGCAAAGTTATATCTGcttgaaccttttttttttttgaataaatatcTGCTTGAACTTTGAATGTGACAGTAGTCTTCTCTTGAATAGTTGATCTACAAATCCATAACCCAGTGAACATTTTGTCCTACCAAACACAATGTAATTTGACTTGAATGTGGGTGTCGGATACAAAtacatgtattatttttattattgtaacgtacagtatatttatataaattttgatatgattaataatttatgtataataaactttaatatattcaCATAATAGTAGTTTTTTTATTACtcaaattatatcatattttatgtattcattactttttttcttttttatttgcatattatatttttagggATATAATTGAATGGAAATAAACTCAGGTTTTAAAAACATTGAAGCTCAACACAATATAAAACATTGATTTATTCATAGACATTCATAATGTTTATGCTTGAGCTCAAGTTTGAacttgaattgaaattttttttactattaattaaaaataaaaataaaacaactcaatagctatttaaataaaatattaacatatttaaattatattcttCAAATAATTCTATGGTCTCaaattatcaaatataatttttatttaagcttAATTAATATCAACTAATGTCCTATTCATTTTACTTTCTCTAAGCTTAATTAAATTCTCCTCTCGAACTTAACTTTATTTgcctcgaatttttttttaaatctttgaaTTTGTCAACTTTTCCCAACTTGACTCAAtaacaaaaaatttatattataacaCACCTACTATGTGGGTGAAAACATTTAcgtaataaatttattaaatattgatataaagcctaaatattaatttggttgaaatggtaaagttgagatagtaaaattttaaggggtcttgggttcaaacctcgttaaatgtatataattttctagatttattaaaatataaaaacacataaatatctCCAAATAATAATCGTCTCTTAGTAAAATAAATGGGTTTTGGTAAATTCACAACTAAGTTGAAACCTAATTCATGAGTGACACCATCTCAATCAATGGCATTATCCATAGTAAGAAGtatagatatataaatataaatatttttattttttaatatcaaGTGAATAGTGAACTTTGCATTTTCGGGCTAGGCTGAACCAAAAATGATCTTCGACAAAGAGAAAAGGTCCAGTTTCAAGTCATCTACTAAGGAATTTTTTAACATTGATTCACCATTAAGAAATTAATCTGTTTGCCAGCTTGAAAGTAGGAAGTTGCCACTTTACATGTTGGTATTTTATTGAATTACGGTTccttaaatgataaaagagaaCTGTGGAAATAAAATGCTTACAGTTGTCAAAGTTGTTCACGAATATAGGCCATTGATCTCAACATCGAACCCAAAGTATCTTTTGACACTTGGAACTTTACTTCTTTCTCCCCAGAAGTTGTCTTTGTATCTTGGAGCTGAGAAATTCAAATAAACAAGCAATAAGTCCAAAAATTCGATTTTTCTTTCATCAGGGATAGGGGAAGGGATTGTCCAAGTTTGAACCTGGGACATTAACAAGAACTCAAGCAATGCAAGTCATTTGTCACTACACTAATAGCTAGTTGGCCTATTTAGACTTTAACTAAAACAAAAGATAAGAACTTAAAAGCAAGAAGCAGCAGCGTAAATCTTACTCCTAAATTTATCACATCAATGCAACTATGGTTCAATGTAATGCTAATCACATGATGTTTATCGTTTGAAGTTACTTTCAATGAACATGGGCAAAATCATAAAAGTATTGCTAACCAAGGTTTGAAAAACTGGACCAAAAGTTAAACAAGTCAGACTTTCAGTTCTTCCAATTAATTCAAATGGTTAGGCTGGCCGGTTTGATCAAAAccctttttaatatttatttttactgttagataaatattaaatgttgtttGTAATTAATAAAAAACGTATTTAGCTTAATGGTATGatctttaatataaaattaatacatTAAAAGTTCAAATCTTATTGGTTAAGTGACAAAGTAGGAAAGTAGTTATGAATGATAACCATTTGATTGACAAAAATTTCATCCTCACTCTTTTTCATCCTTAGTACTAAGCAAAGCCTTAAGGAAGCAGGAAATATCCATAGTCtgggaaaaaaaaataaaacaaaacaaaactagTTCGAGTATTAAGTCAACTTAAACTTATTTTACACCAAAGACCATTACATGCTTAGTGTTTATTAGGTTTATTTTCATTGTTACTGTTCACCTAAAGAAGTAATGCCCAAAAGTTGGGAATTTGGTTCTCGGGAAAAAGCAAAATCCAATCATCAAATTTCCCTTAAATAATACCTTAAATTGCAATTACCTttggttgaaaattgaaaaagaggaaCAATTTTTAAGGACTCtataaaataaaagttggaattatagattaaaatgtCAAAGGACAGTTCACTAATTAGTATGCTAAAAGGGTGTTTGTCTTTCCCTGTTCAGATATTCAGCATACCATGCTCTCTATAACTTGACGAAATATTGAATATCATGAT
Coding sequences within it:
- the LOC107915757 gene encoding proline-rich receptor-like protein kinase PERK3 isoform X4 → MGKKLEQYNKDAALVKISEQYKKEQIEFQVKILAGYPLKDVAARAVKSFGATWLVLDRHMKNDQRYFVENLSCNIVRLKKDCNAEELRGPNVKDNFKLPQCHIPYAEMIPAIGPQRLHSPQNREGESIGEHQSHSNRKSISRSSSASSISGNRAPFLSYNEPKSSSSSMYVHDEAYGTTTGPETGGEHSPLSINESGDQKDLQSPDENPKQHNHNDDWMGGNPGDQVFKNSLCLICKNRRPKIGWMRDFTYAELQAATEGFNAKNFLSEGGFGSVYRGEINGMKIAVKQHKYNASLQGEKEFKSEVHVLRTARHENLVMLVGSCSEGNHRLLVYEYVCNRSLDLHLSKHSRRPLSWQKRVKIALGTAKGLKYLHDNNIIHRDMRPNNILVTHEFEPLLGDFGLARTQHEDSDKSSETMTRVVGTLGYLAPEYAECGKVSTKTDVYSFGVVLLQLITGMKTTDKRLGGKSLVGWARPLLKDRNYPDLIDQRILDKHDVHQLFWMVRVAEKCLTKDPQKRLSMDKVVFALNYITDCGNFCGIEDFSPAQSDTVSQDSYDSVSQSPFEDDSVFTIETTSANSLSLFNERLPPSPPISSKSSASTLFCESASSSGSNHERYL